In Vibrio hippocampi, the following are encoded in one genomic region:
- a CDS encoding ABC transporter ATP-binding protein, producing MTTNSAILSVRGLVKDFPLRQGLNNDVMRAVNDVSFELHKGEALAIVGESGSGKSTGARILSRIYDKSAGEIEFKGTPLDQYVNQHGQLEYARQVQMIFQDPFGSLNPVHTIYHHIARPLQIHKRAGKKVIANLVYELLEMVGLTPVKETAEKYPHELSGGQRQRVAIARAIAVDPEVILADEPISMLDVSVRLGILNLMSDLKDKYGISFMYITHDIATARYFAEKTAVMYVGHMVEWGDSDSVTQTPKHPYSKLLLSAVPEVGQSGRRDLEMKKGEIPLWKPSSVGCPFASRCPQASNVCTESMPSVTQVSDHHFVRCHHL from the coding sequence ATGACCACAAACTCAGCCATTTTGTCCGTTCGTGGATTAGTGAAGGATTTTCCTCTGCGACAGGGACTCAACAACGATGTGATGCGTGCGGTAAATGATGTCTCATTCGAGCTTCATAAGGGCGAAGCCTTAGCCATCGTTGGCGAGTCGGGTTCAGGAAAAAGTACCGGCGCACGTATCCTAAGTCGAATTTATGATAAAAGCGCGGGTGAGATAGAATTCAAAGGCACTCCGCTGGATCAATACGTTAATCAGCATGGTCAACTTGAGTATGCTCGTCAGGTGCAGATGATTTTTCAGGACCCGTTTGGCTCTCTAAATCCGGTGCATACCATCTATCATCATATTGCTAGACCTTTGCAAATCCATAAGCGTGCTGGCAAAAAAGTCATCGCCAACTTGGTTTATGAGTTGCTAGAGATGGTCGGTTTAACACCCGTCAAGGAAACCGCAGAAAAGTACCCCCACGAGTTAAGTGGCGGTCAAAGGCAGCGGGTTGCGATAGCGCGTGCCATTGCGGTCGATCCAGAAGTTATTCTTGCCGATGAGCCGATTTCTATGTTGGACGTATCGGTCCGTTTGGGTATCCTAAATTTAATGTCCGATCTTAAAGATAAGTATGGCATCTCATTTATGTACATCACCCATGATATTGCCACCGCACGTTATTTTGCAGAAAAGACGGCGGTGATGTATGTTGGTCATATGGTGGAGTGGGGGGACAGCGACAGTGTGACTCAAACGCCCAAGCATCCCTATTCCAAGCTTTTGTTATCAGCCGTTCCTGAGGTCGGGCAGTCAGGTAGGCGCGATCTAGAGATGAAAAAAGGCGAAATACCTTTGTGGAAGCCGAGTAGTGTCGGTTGTCCGTTTGCCAGTCGTTGCCCACAAGCTTCGAATGTGTGTACTGAAAGTATGCCTAGCGTCACTCAAGTTTCAGACCACCACTTTGTACGTTGCCACCACCTATAA
- a CDS encoding ABC transporter ATP-binding protein has product MSALLEVNNLCVDYISPNGIARAVNNVSVTINEGETLGIAGESGCGKSTLAFAISRLHKAPALISEGEILYRGQDVLKMNNRQLNDFRWSEVSMVFQSAMNSLNPVITIGEQLTDVILAHEKVSHKQAYKRAGELLGVVGIHAQRLSSFPHELSGGMRQRVAIAIALALKPKLIIMDEPTTALDVVVEREILNELYDLKAEYGFSILFISHDLSLMGEIADRIGVMYAGEMQELGQANQVFNQPQHPYTRGLVASFPTIHGPKTRLFGIPGSPVNLLDTPQGCNFQPRCNDCVASCQQSKPSLNHLSDGRQIACHLF; this is encoded by the coding sequence ATGAGTGCGTTATTAGAGGTCAACAATCTCTGTGTGGATTATATCTCGCCAAACGGCATTGCGAGAGCCGTTAACAACGTCAGTGTGACGATTAATGAAGGTGAAACGCTGGGAATTGCGGGTGAGTCTGGCTGTGGCAAGAGCACGCTAGCGTTCGCTATTTCACGTCTGCATAAAGCCCCTGCATTGATATCGGAAGGCGAAATACTCTATCGAGGTCAAGACGTCCTGAAGATGAACAACCGCCAACTGAATGACTTTCGTTGGAGCGAAGTCTCGATGGTGTTTCAAAGTGCCATGAACTCGTTGAACCCGGTTATCACCATCGGTGAGCAGTTAACCGATGTGATACTCGCTCATGAAAAGGTCAGTCATAAGCAGGCGTACAAAAGAGCGGGTGAACTGCTGGGTGTCGTCGGTATTCATGCCCAACGGCTATCCAGTTTTCCTCATGAATTGAGTGGTGGTATGAGACAAAGGGTTGCCATTGCGATTGCTTTAGCATTGAAACCCAAGTTGATCATTATGGATGAGCCGACCACAGCGCTGGATGTGGTGGTCGAGCGAGAGATTTTGAACGAGCTTTACGATCTAAAAGCTGAGTATGGGTTTTCTATTCTGTTTATTAGCCACGATTTGAGTTTAATGGGCGAAATCGCCGACCGAATCGGCGTGATGTATGCTGGTGAAATGCAGGAATTAGGGCAAGCGAATCAAGTGTTTAATCAACCTCAGCATCCTTATACCCGAGGGCTCGTTGCTTCATTCCCAACCATTCACGGACCTAAGACACGACTGTTTGGTATCCCCGGCAGTCCGGTTAATTTATTGGACACGCCGCAGGGATGTAATTTTCAACCAAGATGTAACGACTGCGTTGCATCTTGTCAGCAGAGTAAGCCGTCGTTAAACCATTTATCAGACGGTCGTCAGATCGCTTGTCATCTGTTTTAG
- a CDS encoding ABC transporter permease has translation MSWNQIKRRFSTVYAFFYGNPPAIIGGLLLFIVLTGALFAPVLATHNPEKRVARPHMAPSSEYIMGSTRSGRDVYSQVLYGARQSLAVALTAGVIAMSIAVLVGVSAGYFGGKIDERLNFITNVFLVFPQLPLLIVLAAFLGQVGSLVITLLLGITSWPWGARVIRSQTMAIRNKEFIISAEVMGESKLRILLVEILPNLVSIVFGGFLGTVIYAMGAEAGLGILGLGDATEVSWGSMLYWAQTSSSLYTGAWWEMLVPALALAITGGSLALINMSIDQVSNPKLRTGPHMKMWRQLKREADKKRGLR, from the coding sequence ATGTCATGGAACCAGATTAAGCGCCGTTTCTCTACGGTATACGCTTTCTTTTACGGTAATCCACCCGCCATTATTGGTGGCTTATTGCTGTTTATTGTTTTAACCGGGGCGTTGTTTGCGCCGGTATTGGCGACACACAACCCAGAAAAGCGTGTTGCTAGACCGCATATGGCACCCAGCAGCGAATACATTATGGGTTCGACTCGAAGTGGACGAGATGTGTATAGCCAAGTGTTGTATGGGGCGCGTCAATCTTTAGCCGTCGCTCTAACCGCAGGGGTGATTGCGATGTCGATTGCCGTGTTAGTCGGCGTGTCGGCCGGTTACTTCGGTGGAAAAATCGACGAGCGTTTGAACTTTATCACCAATGTATTTTTGGTGTTCCCGCAATTGCCCTTATTGATAGTGTTAGCCGCCTTTTTGGGGCAAGTCGGATCCTTGGTGATCACCTTGTTATTAGGCATTACATCCTGGCCTTGGGGGGCGAGGGTGATACGTTCTCAGACCATGGCGATTCGGAATAAAGAGTTTATTATCTCGGCGGAAGTAATGGGTGAATCCAAGCTGCGTATTCTGTTAGTCGAGATCTTACCCAACCTTGTCTCTATCGTATTTGGTGGCTTCCTTGGCACGGTGATTTATGCCATGGGCGCGGAAGCGGGACTCGGTATTCTTGGCTTAGGGGATGCAACCGAAGTCAGTTGGGGTTCGATGCTCTATTGGGCGCAGACGTCTTCGTCTCTGTACACTGGCGCATGGTGGGAGATGTTGGTTCCCGCGTTAGCGTTGGCGATTACCGGGGGCTCATTGGCGTTGATTAATATGTCCATTGACCAAGTCAGTAATCCGAAGTTACGAACCGGCCCACATATGAAAATGTGGCGTCAACTTAAGCGTGAAGCAGACAAGAAAAGGGGATTGCGATGA